The stretch of DNA CGATCTGCACCCGTTCGTGCCGGCCGAGGACGCCGCCGGGTACGCGCGCCTGGTCGCCGAGCTGGAGGGATGGCTCGAGGAGGTGACCGGCTACGACCGGGTCTCGATCCAGCCCAACGCCGGCTCCCAGGGCGAGCTCGCCGGCCTCCTGGCGATCCGCGGCTACCACCGCGCCCACGGCCAGGAGCAGCGCGACGTCTGCCTGCTGCCCGGCTCCGCACACGGCACCAACGCCGCCTCCGCGGTGATGGCGGGCATGCGCGTGGTGGTGGTCAAGTCGGCCGAGGACGGCACGGTGGACCTCGATGACCTGCGTGCTCAGTGCGAGGCGCACTCCGAGGATCTCGCCGCGATCATGGTCACCTACCCCTCGACGCACGGCGTCTACGAGGAGGGCATCACCGAGCTGTGCGACATCGTGCACAGCCACGGCGGGCAGGTCTACATCGACGGCGCTAACTTCAACGCGCTGCTGGGCTATGCCAAGCCCGGCGAGTTCGGCGGCGACGTATCGCACCTCAACCTGCACAAGACCTTCTGCATCCCGCACGGCGGCGGCGGCCCGGGGGTGGGGCCGGTGGCGGTCCGTGCCCACCTGGCGCCGTACCTGCCCTCGCACGGCCTGCACCCCGAGGAGGCCAAGCGCTCCGGCATCGGCCCGATCTCCGCGGCGCCGTACGGTTCGGCGGGGATCCTGCCGATCTCGTGGGCCTACATCCGGCTGATGGGCGGTGCCGGGCTGACCCGGGCGACCGCCATGGCGGTGCTCTCGGCCAACTACGTCGCGGCGCGGCTCGGGGAGCACTACCCGGTGCTCTACCGGGGCGAGTCCGGTCTGGTCGCGCACGAGTGCATCCTCGACCTGCGCGAGCTCACCAAGTCCACCGGCGTGAGTGTCGAGGACGTCGCCAAGCGGCTCATCGACTACGGCTTCCACGCCCCGACGATGTCGTTCCCGGTGGCCGGCACCCTGATGGTCGAGCCGACCGAGTCCGAGGACCTGGCCGAGCTCGACCGGTTCGTCGAGGCGATGATCGCGATCCGCGGCGAGATCGACCGGGTGGCCTCGGGGGAGTGGACGGCCGAGAACAGCGTGCTGCGCGGTGCTCCGCACACCTCGCGGGCGCTGGTCGGGGACTGGGACCGGGCCTACACCCGTGAGGAGGCTGTCTTCCCGCAGGGCATCGCCGGCCCCAACGGCGCGGCCGATAAGTACTGGCCGCCGGTGGCGCGGATCGACAACGCGTACGGCGACCGCAACCTGGTGTGCGCCTGCCCGCCGCTGGAGGCGTTCGCCGAGTAGTCGACCCGTCACTTGATGACACTCGAGAGGTCGCCGGGTGACGTGGGTCTGGCGCTGTGCGTCCTCGCCGACCCGGGCACGCCGACCCAGGCACACGGTCCTGGGCGGCGCAGCGGGCTGCAGCGTCCGGGAGCTCGCGCTGTGCGTACTGGCCTCGGGCGAGGTGCCCGTGCCGAGCGGGCCCGGTGGCTGTCATTGACGCCACCGGGCCCGATCTCGGCACCGGGGCCGTGACGGCGGCGCGCGGTGGACACTCGGCCCGCCGAAGGTGACCTCTCGACCCGCCGAAAGTGACGGGTCGGCTCAGTGGGTGAGCGTGGAGCCGGTGCGGGACTTGGTCACCCGGAGCTGGGTCGGGATCCGGTCGCGCAGCTCGGCGACATGGCTGACCACCCCGACCACGCGGCCGCCGTCGCGCAGGCCGTCGAGGACGGCCATGACGTCGTCGAGGGTGTCGGCGTCCAGGGAGCCGAAGCCCTCGTCGACGAACAGCGTGTCGAGCATGGCGCCACCCGCCTCCTGCGCGATCACGTCGGCCAGACCCAGCGCGAGGGCCAGCGAGACGACGAACGTCTCCCCGCCCGACAGCGTCGCCGGGTCGCGGGTCTCGCCCGACCAGTCGTCGCGCACCAGGAGGGCCAGGCCGCCGCGGCGATCGCCGGCGCCCCGGGCGGCGGTGTGCTCCAGCTGGTAGCGCTGGTCGCTCATCGAGGAGAGCCGCTCGTTGGCGGCGGCCACGACCTGGGTGAGCCGGTAGGCGACGACGTAGGCGGACAGCGACATCTGGAGACGGTTGTCGGCACTCTTGCCCTCGGCGAAGGACGCCAACCGGGTGGCGGTCTCGAGCGCGCCGCGCAGCGGCGCCCAGGCCGCGAGGCCGGCGTCGAGCTCGTCGCGCAGCTCTGCGAGCCGGCCCAGGGTGGCGGTGCCGTGGGCCACCGCGGCCTGGGCGCTGCCCAGCGTGGCCAGAGCTGTCTCGTGCGCGCTGGCCAGCGCTGTCAGGTCGGGCGTCGGGCGCTGGGCGAGGTCGTCGGCACCCGGCTCGGCCAGGACCGCCGTCACGACGGCCAGGCGCCGCTCGTGGTGCTTGAGCCGGGCGGTCAGATGCTCGACCTCCTGGACCGCCAGCTCGGCGGCGAGCACCGCTGCCACGTCGTCGAAGCCCGCCTCGTCCACCGCGTGCGCGAGTGCCTCCTCGGCCTCGCGGCGCGCGTCGGCGGCGCGGTCGCGTGCCTCCAGCGCCCGGACCAGCTCCGCACCGGCACGGGCGGCCTGCTCCCGGCGGGCGACGAGCTCGGCGACCGATGCGACCGGCTGGCTGTGCTCGTGGTGGTCGGCGACAGCTGTCTCGGCGAGGGCCGCTGCCAGGGTCTCCTGCAGGAGGGCGTGCTCGCGGGCGAGCGCTGCCTGCGCGGCCTCGGCGGCGGCCGCCTGCGCGCCGGCCTCGGTCAGCCTGGCCGCGTCGGCCGTCGCGGCACGATCGGCGTCGGCGAGCTCGCGCTCCAGCGCCGTCGCTGTCGCGGCCAGCGCCTGCGCCTCTGCGAGCTCGGCGGCGACGCCGTCGCGCTCCGCCGCTGGGCCTGCCTGGTCCCGGGCGAGGCTGAGCCGGGTCTCGAGGTCGCGTGCCTCCACATCGCGCAGGTGCTCGACGGCGCTCGCGTCGTCAGCGGCCCGATGGGCCGCCTTCTCGGCCTCGGCATCGGGGGCGTCGGCGGACGGTGCTGCCTTCTCGGGATGCTCCGCCGAACCGCACACTGGGCAGCAGGCACCGACCGCGAGTGCCCCGGCGAGCTCGGCGGCCATGCTGTCCAACCGGGCGGCGCGTACGTCGAGGGCGCGCCCGCGCAGCACCTGCGCCTGCTCGCGTGCGACGGCATGCGCCTCCTTCGCCTGCGCGAGCGCGACAGCGAGCCGGTCCACCTCGGCATAGGCCCGGGCCCGCCCGGAGAGCGCCTCGACGACCATCGCTGCAGCGCGGGCTGCCTCCAGGGCGGTGCGCAGGGCGTCGAGGCGGGCCGGCGCCGCCTGCGTCCGGGCGGTGAGGGTGGCCAGCTCCGCATCCCACCGGGTGCGGTCGGAGGTGAGCGCGGCCAGCTCGCCGGCGACCGCATCGCGTCGCGCCTCCTGGGGCAGCAGTGCGTGGGCCGCGTCGACCTGGCGGATCCGCTCCCGCTGGGCGGCCTGCACCTCCGCGAGCACAGCATCGGAGCGCGCAGCGGCCAGGGCCGTCTCGTGCTGGGCACGCGCTCGCTCGGCGAGCCGGCGCACCGGCGTCACGGTCGCAGCGCGCCGGGCGACCTCGAGCCGCCGGGCCGCCGTCTCGATCTCGTCCGCCTCGGCGACGAGCTCGGCGTGCTCGCGGGCAGCGGCGTCGTGTCGTCGGCGGCGCTCGACGAAGGAGCGTGCCTCCTCCACCTGCTCGCGCGCGATCGCCTCGGCGCCGACAGCATCGGCTGCGGCGGTGCACGCTTCGAGGTGATCCTGGTGCAGTCGCATCTCCAGGTTGTCGACCCAGCCGACCAGGGCGCCGTCGCCGGCCGGCAGCGTGAGGTCGGCGAGCTCCCAGTCGTCGGGCAGCGCCGATTCGGTCGCCTCGCTGATCCGGCTCACGGCGTCGGCCACCCGCTGGTTGAGCCCCTCGCTGCGTCGTCGCAGGTCGAGCCGGTGCTCGCGCAGCCAGCGCTCGACGTCGTGGAACCGCTCGGTGCGGAAGAGCCGCTGGAGCAGCTCCTTGCGCTCCTCGGAACGGGCACGCAGGAAGGACTGGAACCGGCCCTGCGGGAGCAGGGCGACCTGGGTGAACTGGGTGAGCGTCATGCCCAGCAGGTCGGTGATCAGGTGGCCGGCCTCGTCGAGCCGGGTGGTCTGGGTGGTCCATGCACCGGCGCGCTGCTCCTGCACCACGACCGACGCCTGCTCGGTGGTCGAGCCGGTGCCGCGCTTCTTGGGCCGGTCCCAGGCGGGGGAGCGGCCGATCCGGAAGCGCCGCCCCGCCAGGGTCGCCTCCAGCACCACGCGCGGTGCCACGCCGGGCGCGGCCTGGTCGCAGCGCAGCCGCTTCGCCGTCGCACGGTCACCGGGAACATCGCCGTACAGCGCGAAGCAGATCGCATCGAGCACGCTGGTCTTGCCCGCACCTGTCGGCCCCGAGAGCAGGAAGAGCCCGGCCGCCGACAACCGGTCGAGGTCGATGGTGACGGTGTCGGCGAAGGGCCCGAAGGCGGTGATCTCCAGCTGGTGCAGCCGCATCAGAACAGCACCTCCGACCACTCCTCGTCGACGGGGGCGCCGGCACCGACGAGCATGTCGACATCGGTGTCCTCGCAGCAGGCGTCGACGGCCCGCCCGAGCAGGGCGAGCTCGTCGGGAGATGCCGGGGCACCGCGTAGCTCGGCGACGAAGTCGGCGACGAGGTCGCGGTCGCGCCGGGACGGACCGTGGGCCTGAGGCAGCGCCCCGAGGACCGGCACGGTCGACTCGAAGCCGAGCAGCAGGGTGTGCGGGAAGCGCCGGCGCAACCGGTCCATGGCCTGGTG from Nocardioides sp. BP30 encodes:
- a CDS encoding SMC family ATPase; its protein translation is MRLHQLEITAFGPFADTVTIDLDRLSAAGLFLLSGPTGAGKTSVLDAICFALYGDVPGDRATAKRLRCDQAAPGVAPRVVLEATLAGRRFRIGRSPAWDRPKKRGTGSTTEQASVVVQEQRAGAWTTQTTRLDEAGHLITDLLGMTLTQFTQVALLPQGRFQSFLRARSEERKELLQRLFRTERFHDVERWLREHRLDLRRRSEGLNQRVADAVSRISEATESALPDDWELADLTLPAGDGALVGWVDNLEMRLHQDHLEACTAAADAVGAEAIAREQVEEARSFVERRRRHDAAAREHAELVAEADEIETAARRLEVARRAATVTPVRRLAERARAQHETALAAARSDAVLAEVQAAQRERIRQVDAAHALLPQEARRDAVAGELAALTSDRTRWDAELATLTARTQAAPARLDALRTALEAARAAAMVVEALSGRARAYAEVDRLAVALAQAKEAHAVAREQAQVLRGRALDVRAARLDSMAAELAGALAVGACCPVCGSAEHPEKAAPSADAPDAEAEKAAHRAADDASAVEHLRDVEARDLETRLSLARDQAGPAAERDGVAAELAEAQALAATATALERELADADRAATADAARLTEAGAQAAAAEAAQAALAREHALLQETLAAALAETAVADHHEHSQPVASVAELVARREQAARAGAELVRALEARDRAADARREAEEALAHAVDEAGFDDVAAVLAAELAVQEVEHLTARLKHHERRLAVVTAVLAEPGADDLAQRPTPDLTALASAHETALATLGSAQAAVAHGTATLGRLAELRDELDAGLAAWAPLRGALETATRLASFAEGKSADNRLQMSLSAYVVAYRLTQVVAAANERLSSMSDQRYQLEHTAARGAGDRRGGLALLVRDDWSGETRDPATLSGGETFVVSLALALGLADVIAQEAGGAMLDTLFVDEGFGSLDADTLDDVMAVLDGLRDGGRVVGVVSHVAELRDRIPTQLRVTKSRTGSTLTH